From Candidatus Neomarinimicrobiota bacterium, the proteins below share one genomic window:
- a CDS encoding NADP-dependent malic enzyme, which translates to MKKIHYTLDNLNEMLEAEGLSSEQIAKAKTLFLKRLSFDAHTFYNGKMQTVPKAAVFGFNWFNVWYTPGVSKVSTTIRDNNLASYDLSNRGNLVAVVSDSTRVLGDGNCTPPGGLGVMEGKAFLMKYLGGVDANALCIDSRNEKGEHDPDKIIDFVKMLQPGFGAVNLEDISQPNCYKVLDTLREVCDIPVWHDDAQGTASVTLAGLFNALKLVDKPIGDVRIVLFGAGASNTTIARIIQKAGGDPEKMIIFDSTGSLNRDREDIRADTRYYRKWELCEFTNPQKIQTMDEAMKGADVLIALSKSDPDTIKPRWIQSMATKPIVFACANPVPEIYPYRAKEAGAYIVATGRGDFPNQVNNSLGFPGILKGALMARARKISDEMAIVAARSLADFAEKRGIHPDNIIPTMDEAGVFPFEAADVACQAVKEGLAREDITHEEAYARAEKGIKEARELVKLMIDEGFIKTPPQSMLQTAFDWAVKEVR; encoded by the coding sequence ATGAAAAAGATTCATTATACGCTGGATAATTTGAATGAGATGCTGGAAGCTGAAGGCTTGAGCAGTGAACAGATTGCAAAGGCGAAAACCCTGTTTCTTAAACGGCTCTCCTTTGATGCTCATACCTTTTATAATGGAAAAATGCAGACAGTTCCCAAGGCTGCTGTTTTTGGGTTTAACTGGTTCAATGTGTGGTATACTCCCGGTGTTTCAAAGGTGTCTACCACGATTCGTGACAACAATCTGGCATCCTATGATTTATCCAACCGGGGGAATCTGGTGGCAGTCGTGAGTGATTCCACCCGGGTGCTGGGAGACGGTAATTGCACACCTCCCGGAGGGCTGGGCGTGATGGAAGGAAAGGCTTTTCTAATGAAATACCTGGGGGGTGTGGATGCCAATGCCCTGTGTATAGACAGCCGGAATGAAAAAGGCGAACACGATCCGGATAAAATCATTGATTTTGTAAAAATGCTCCAGCCAGGTTTCGGTGCCGTCAACCTGGAGGATATATCCCAGCCCAATTGTTATAAGGTTTTGGATACCCTTCGGGAGGTGTGTGATATTCCGGTGTGGCACGATGATGCCCAGGGGACGGCGTCGGTTACACTGGCGGGGCTGTTCAATGCCCTGAAGCTGGTGGATAAACCCATTGGGGATGTCCGAATCGTGTTGTTTGGTGCCGGAGCCTCCAACACCACCATCGCCCGAATTATTCAGAAAGCCGGAGGGGATCCTGAAAAGATGATTATCTTTGATTCCACCGGATCCCTCAATCGTGACCGGGAGGATATCAGGGCGGATACCCGCTATTACCGGAAGTGGGAGCTTTGTGAATTCACCAATCCTCAAAAAATTCAGACCATGGATGAAGCCATGAAAGGGGCGGATGTTTTGATTGCTTTGTCCAAATCCGATCCGGATACCATCAAACCCCGGTGGATTCAGAGCATGGCCACCAAACCTATTGTTTTTGCCTGTGCCAATCCGGTGCCGGAAATTTATCCGTACAGGGCCAAAGAGGCCGGAGCCTATATTGTGGCGACCGGGCGGGGAGATTTTCCCAACCAGGTGAATAATTCTTTGGGATTTCCTGGAATTCTCAAGGGCGCATTAATGGCCCGTGCCCGGAAAATCAGTGATGAAATGGCCATTGTGGCTGCCCGGTCCCTGGCGGATTTTGCCGAAAAAAGGGGCATTCATCCGGACAATATTATTCCCACCATGGATGAAGCAGGTGTTTTCCCCTTTGAAGCGGCTGATGTGGCCTGTCAGGCAGTGAAAGAGGGACTTGCCCGGGAGGATATTACCCACGAGGAGGCCTATGCCCGTGCGGAAAAAGGGATAAAGGAAGCCAGAGAGCTGGTCAAATTGATGATTGATGAAGGATTTATTAAAACACCTCCCCAATCCATGCTACAGACTGCATTTGACTGGGCGGTTAAAGAAGTCAGATAA